One part of the Paramormyrops kingsleyae isolate MSU_618 chromosome 2, PKINGS_0.4, whole genome shotgun sequence genome encodes these proteins:
- the LOC111857520 gene encoding gamma-glutamyl hydrolase: MFRLFALLCFGVTCDTVATRNFRMPVNNRPIIGILTQEVDETVMQPFGNSYIPATYVKYLESGGSRVVPIRLNQSEAEYEKIFKSINGMLYIGGAANLVTSDYAKAARVFFQLALKANKMGNYFPLWGTCMGFQLLTVMVAGENLLSNTTAENLALPLNLTEEAHSSHMFKDFPANLLKAISHEPLTGNFHHYGVTETAFRGDEKLSQFFSILSTNVAENGAVFVSTMEGKQYPFYGVQWHPEVNRFQWHPKKQFPHSSNAVRVSSLLAEFFVNEARKSSHHFASPEDEASALIYSYTPVYTANVTSYEQCYFF, translated from the exons ATGTTTCGCCTCTTTGCGCTGCTTTGTTTTGGTGTCACATGCGACACTGTAGCGACTCGAAACTTCAGGATGCCCGTGAACAACAGACCAATTATAG GAATTCTCACGCAAGAAGTAGACGAAACTGTTATGCAACCATTTGGAAATTCTTACATTCCGGCTACATATGTGAAATATCTGGAATCAGGAGGAAGCAGAGTTGTGCCTATTAG GCTGAATCAGTCTGAAGCTGAATATGAGAAGATTTTCAAGTCAATAAATGG GATGCTGTACATTGGCGGGGCTGCAAACCTCGTCACGTCTGACTATGCCAAAGCGGCTCGCGTCTTCTTCCAGCTTGCACTCAAG GCAAACAAGATGGGGAACTATTTCCCTCTGTGGGGGACGTGCATGGGATTCCAGCTGCTCACTGTCATGGTCGCTGGGGAGAACCTGCTGAGCAACACCACTGCGGAGAACTTGGCCCTACCTCTGAACCTCACAGAGG AAGCTCATTCCAGCCACATGTTTAAAGATTTCCCAGCCAATCTGCTGAAGGCCATATCCCATGAGCCTCTGACTGGAAACTTCCATCACTATGGAGTCACTGAGACG GCCTTCAGAGGTGATGAAAAACTGTCACAAttcttctccatcctgtccACAAATGTAGCCGAGAATGGTGCCGTGTTTGTTTCCACCATGGAAG GAAAGCAGTACCCATTCTACGGAGTGCAGTGGCACCCTGAGGTAAACCGCTTCCAGTGGCACCCGAAGAAGCAGTTCCCCCATTCCTCCAATGCAGTGCGTGTGTCATCTTTGCTAGCTGAGTTTTTTGTGAATGAAG CCAGGAAGAGCTCTCACCACTTCGCCAGCCCTGAGGATGAAGCCTCAGCTCTCATCTACAGCTACACCCCTGTGTATACGGCCAATGTCACCTCATACGAACAGTGCTACTTTTTCTGA
- the LOC111857477 gene encoding dual specificity protein phosphatase 26-like translates to MSLFSRMAYVSSFSKSLPVRESAGSSPVMTILELEQLLYTGKCIHNHADEVWPNLYLGDQGIASSRSELSRLGITHILNCAHSNWRSGADYYKGMCITYLGIEARDSPTFDMSVNFTPAADFIHQALSGGGRILVHCAVGVSRSATLVLAYLMIREHMTLVDAIKTVKDRRGIIPNRGFLRQLTVLDTNLRYGRRI, encoded by the exons ATGAGCTTGTTCAG CCGAATGGCCTACGTGTCGAGTTTTAGTAAGTCTCTGCCCGTGAGAGAGTCGGCCGGCAGCTCACCCGTGATGACAATTCTGGAACTTGAGCAACTTTTGTATACGGGGAAGTGCATCCACAACCACGCGGACGAAGTTTGGCCCAACCTGTACCTGGGAGATCA GGGCATAGCTTCAAGTCGGAGTGAGTTGTCGAGACTTGGGATCACCCATATCCTGAACTGTGCGCACAGCAACTGGCGCAGTGGTGCAGATTATTATAAAGGCATGTGCATCACCTACCTTGGCATCGAAGCGCGTGACTCACCCACCTTCGACATGAGTGTCAACTTCACCCCTGCGGCCGACTTCATTCACCAGGCCCTTAGTGGAGGAG GGAGAATCTTGGTACATTGTGCAGTGGGAGTTAGTCGCTCGGCCACGCTGGTCCTGGCTTATCTGATGATCCGGGAGCACATGACTCTGGTGGACGCCATCAAGACGGTAAAGGACCGGCGCGGCATCATCCCCAACCGCGGCTTCCTGCGGCAGCTCACCGTGCTGGACACCAACCTCCGCTACGGCCGTAGAATCTAA